One Gammaproteobacteria bacterium DNA segment encodes these proteins:
- a CDS encoding phage integrase N-terminal domain-containing protein: MRDLNYQLKQLCRHNRDGGYATQRNRERLLSLIADQLHALGFRGMGAQSLKPKHVEALVNRWQTESLSIGTIKNRMTVLRWWAQKVNRQNVIARQNDHYGIPERTFVSTESKARQVDGAALDCVKDAHVRMSLELQQAFGLRREEAIKFQPSYADRGDHLVLKDSWTKGGKAREIPVRTPAQRVILDRAHRLAGRGSLIPAERNYRQQLRVYERHTANAGLSKLHGLRHAYAQGRYEELTGWKAPAAGGPTSSSFTREQRAIDRAARLVISRELGHGREQILTVYLSR, from the coding sequence TTGAGAGACCTGAACTACCAACTCAAACAGCTGTGTCGCCACAACCGTGACGGTGGCTATGCGACCCAGCGCAACCGCGAGCGCCTGCTGTCGCTGATCGCCGACCAACTCCATGCGCTGGGCTTCCGGGGCATGGGCGCGCAGTCGCTGAAACCGAAACATGTGGAAGCGCTGGTGAACCGGTGGCAGACCGAGTCGCTCTCCATCGGCACCATCAAGAACCGGATGACGGTGTTGCGCTGGTGGGCGCAGAAGGTGAACCGGCAGAACGTCATCGCCCGCCAGAACGACCACTACGGGATCCCGGAGCGGACGTTCGTCAGCACCGAGTCGAAGGCGCGCCAGGTCGACGGCGCGGCCCTCGATTGCGTCAAGGACGCCCACGTCCGGATGAGCCTCGAGCTGCAGCAGGCCTTCGGTCTCCGGCGCGAGGAAGCCATCAAGTTCCAACCCAGCTACGCGGATCGGGGCGATCACCTGGTGCTAAAGGACAGCTGGACCAAGGGCGGCAAGGCCCGCGAGATCCCCGTGCGCACCCCGGCGCAGCGGGTGATCCTGGATCGCGCCCATCGCCTCGCGGGCCGCGGCTCGCTGATCCCGGCCGAGCGCAACTACCGGCAGCAGCTACGCGTGTACGAGCGCCATACCGCAAACGCCGGGCTCTCGAAACTGCACGGCCTCCGGCACGCCTATGCCCAGGGACGTTACGAGGAGCTCACCGGCTGGAAGGCACCCGCGGCAGGGGGCCCGACCTCGAGTTCGTTCACGCGAGAGCAGCGCGCTATCGACCGCGCGGCGCGGCTCGTCATCAGCCGAGAGCTCGGCCACGGACGCGAGCAGATATTGACCGTATATTTGTCGCGCTGA
- a CDS encoding type II toxin-antitoxin system RelE/ParE family toxin: MARIELAARVADDFDRILEHLAQNEVAEAAARIDQIIQAINVLESNPLLGRPTRHDTRELIIGRQSRGYVALYRYVPEVDTVFVLAVRSQREAGYKFL; encoded by the coding sequence ATGGCGCGCATTGAGCTGGCGGCGCGTGTTGCCGACGATTTCGATCGAATACTGGAACACCTCGCACAAAACGAAGTCGCGGAGGCAGCTGCGCGTATCGATCAGATCATCCAGGCAATCAATGTGCTTGAATCCAATCCCCTGCTGGGACGCCCAACTCGCCACGATACCCGGGAACTGATCATCGGTCGGCAATCTCGCGGTTATGTTGCCCTCTACCGCTATGTTCCTGAGGTCGATACCGTCTTCGTGTTGGCGGTCAGAAGCCAGCGCGAGGCGGGTTACAAATTCCTGTAA
- a CDS encoding type II toxin-antitoxin system RelE/ParE family toxin has protein sequence MRVEWSPLALDRVSDIARYIAKDNPNAAERWVDELFESVERLADFPEIGRVVPEVGVRRIRELIFGAYRVIYSVKDKVEILTVRRGSQLLDVSEIDDEQK, from the coding sequence GTGAGGGTGGAGTGGTCTCCACTGGCACTGGATCGGGTATCTGATATCGCGCGCTACATCGCTAAAGACAACCCCAATGCCGCCGAGCGGTGGGTGGACGAACTGTTCGAATCGGTCGAGCGTCTGGCGGATTTTCCGGAGATCGGTCGCGTTGTTCCGGAAGTGGGTGTCAGGCGAATCAGAGAGCTGATCTTTGGCGCCTACCGCGTGATTTACAGCGTCAAGGACAAGGTCGAGATCCTCACGGTCCGCCGGGGAAGCCAGCTGCTGGATGTGAGCGAGATCGACGATGAACAGAAGTAA
- a CDS encoding AAA family ATPase, which translates to MLSKIVIKNYRCYEDYTLDFNKGLNILVGDNDSGKSTLVEAIGLALTGRVGGRSIITDLSPFHFNGKSTGAYFAALQAHQKVEPPEIIIDLFMEKNEDTAKLQGTNNALGEDSPGIRIRIYPDPDLADEFHEFIQDPTDLKLIPVEYYRVDWLGFSGNPINARGVPATVSMIDASTIRLQSGADYYLQQIIGSTLTKPERAELSRQYRSIREAFAAQGSVNTINEKLTESHGDVSDRCLSLSIDISHRSTWESSLAPHLDQLPLPYVGKGEQSRLKVLLALSRQVDDTHVMLVEEPENHLSFASLNILLEKILAKCEGKQVFITTHSSYVLNKLGLASLILMGGDSTSLRITELSADSEDYFKKLPGYDTLRLVLARKVVLVEGPSDELILQRAYKDRYQKLPIHDGVDILSTRGLSFKRFLDLAVPLQRRVVVVRDNDGKAHADVLAGYDQYTEHDFITVRVGADTTLKTLEPQLLAASSLEALNTVLGRADTTDADLLKWMEANKTSAALAIFESESTLTMPTYITQALDDLA; encoded by the coding sequence GTGCTTTCCAAAATCGTCATCAAGAACTACCGGTGCTACGAGGACTACACGCTCGACTTCAACAAGGGTCTCAACATCCTCGTCGGCGACAACGACAGCGGGAAGTCAACCCTCGTCGAGGCGATTGGCCTCGCCCTAACCGGGCGAGTCGGCGGCCGATCGATCATCACAGATCTCTCGCCGTTTCACTTCAACGGCAAGTCAACCGGCGCCTACTTCGCTGCGCTTCAAGCCCACCAGAAGGTGGAGCCTCCGGAGATCATCATCGATCTCTTCATGGAGAAGAACGAAGACACTGCGAAGCTTCAAGGAACGAACAACGCCCTTGGTGAAGATAGTCCGGGCATCCGAATCCGGATCTATCCCGACCCCGACCTGGCTGACGAGTTTCACGAGTTCATCCAAGACCCGACTGATCTTAAACTGATCCCCGTCGAGTACTACCGGGTCGACTGGCTCGGGTTCTCTGGCAATCCAATCAACGCAAGGGGCGTGCCAGCGACGGTGTCCATGATCGACGCCTCGACCATCCGGCTGCAGTCCGGTGCTGACTACTACCTACAGCAGATAATCGGAAGCACACTCACCAAGCCCGAGCGGGCGGAGCTCTCACGTCAGTACCGCAGCATCCGTGAAGCTTTCGCCGCGCAGGGGTCTGTCAATACCATCAATGAGAAGCTGACTGAGTCCCACGGCGACGTGTCGGACCGATGCCTCAGCCTCTCGATCGACATCTCTCATCGGTCAACCTGGGAGAGCAGCCTCGCACCACACCTCGACCAGCTCCCCCTTCCATACGTCGGTAAGGGAGAGCAAAGCCGACTGAAGGTTCTCCTGGCCTTGAGCCGTCAGGTTGACGACACGCACGTCATGTTGGTCGAGGAACCGGAGAACCACCTGTCCTTTGCGTCGCTGAATATCCTTCTGGAGAAGATCCTCGCAAAGTGCGAAGGCAAGCAAGTGTTCATCACCACGCACAGTTCCTACGTCCTCAATAAGCTCGGCCTCGCGAGCCTGATCCTGATGGGTGGGGATAGTACATCGCTCCGCATTACCGAGCTCAGTGCAGACTCCGAGGATTATTTTAAGAAGCTGCCCGGCTACGACACGCTCCGGCTCGTGCTTGCCCGGAAGGTCGTGCTTGTCGAGGGCCCCTCGGATGAGCTGATCCTTCAGCGGGCCTACAAAGACCGATACCAAAAGCTGCCTATCCACGACGGCGTCGACATCCTCAGTACGCGCGGACTGTCGTTCAAGCGCTTCCTGGATCTCGCCGTTCCGTTGCAGAGGCGCGTCGTGGTGGTGAGGGACAACGACGGTAAGGCTCACGCGGACGTCCTCGCCGGCTACGACCAGTACACCGAGCACGACTTCATCACCGTGCGGGTAGGCGCCGACACGACGCTCAAGACCCTCGAACCGCAGTTGCTCGCGGCCAGCAGCCTTGAAGCGCTCAACACTGTGCTCGGCCGCGCGGACACCACCGACGCCGACCTCCTGAAGTGGATGGAGGCAAACAAGACGTC
- a CDS encoding amphi-Trp domain-containing protein produces the protein MIQKPERDIEKDYPIAEFIDKLRRLADALETGQRFQIQIAGERISVPVGATFNIEHERGEEEEEIEFQIKWSRKGGASSTD, from the coding sequence ATGATCCAGAAACCCGAACGCGACATCGAAAAGGACTACCCGATCGCCGAGTTCATCGACAAGTTGCGCCGCCTTGCCGATGCACTGGAGACCGGGCAGCGCTTTCAGATCCAGATCGCCGGGGAGCGCATCTCGGTGCCGGTGGGTGCCACCTTCAACATCGAACACGAACGCGGCGAAGAGGAGGAAGAGATCGAATTCCAGATCAAGTGGTCTCGGAAAGGCGGTGCATCTTCGACAGATTGA
- a CDS encoding lytic transglycosylase domain-containing protein, translating to MPEGYRRVAVAHGIPSALFYAVALAESGQHVEHLRTTRPWPWTLNIQGKGRYFPTRQAAVVAAREALAEGRRSVDIGLMQINWAYHKAALRSVEAAIDPYHNLAVGAGVLADCYRARGDWWAAVGCYHAPNDADRAARYRERVERIWSRVTAMG from the coding sequence GTGCCCGAAGGGTACCGCCGCGTCGCGGTGGCCCATGGGATCCCGAGCGCGCTGTTCTACGCCGTCGCGCTCGCCGAGAGTGGCCAACACGTCGAACACCTGCGCACCACCCGGCCGTGGCCCTGGACCCTCAACATACAGGGCAAGGGGCGCTACTTTCCCACTCGCCAGGCGGCGGTGGTCGCCGCGCGCGAGGCGCTCGCCGAAGGGCGCCGATCGGTCGATATCGGCCTCATGCAGATCAATTGGGCATACCACAAGGCAGCTTTGCGCTCGGTCGAGGCGGCCATCGATCCCTACCATAACCTCGCCGTAGGCGCGGGGGTCCTCGCCGACTGTTACCGGGCACGGGGCGACTGGTGGGCGGCGGTCGGCTGCTATCACGCGCCGAATGATGCCGATCGGGCGGCCCGCTACCGTGAGCGGGTGGAGCGGATCTGGTCCCGCGTCACGGCGATGGGGTAA
- a CDS encoding DUF533 domain-containing protein, whose product MGEAANRGDLDAEDKAFIFDAMQKPLSPDQIAGLAGNQEQAAELYLTARVAIDPEHVAEKAFLQSLSRALQLPDALVSHLDAQVA is encoded by the coding sequence CTGGGAGAAGCGGCCAATCGGGGCGATCTCGATGCGGAAGACAAGGCCTTCATTTTCGATGCCATGCAAAAGCCGCTGTCACCTGACCAGATCGCGGGGCTAGCCGGGAACCAGGAACAGGCCGCCGAACTCTACCTTACCGCGCGCGTCGCTATCGATCCCGAGCACGTCGCCGAGAAAGCCTTCCTGCAAAGCCTGTCGCGCGCGCTGCAGCTACCAGACGCTCTTGTCAGCCATCTCGACGCACAGGTCGCGTAG
- the traD gene encoding type IV conjugative transfer system coupling protein TraD yields MSPHPVEALLRPPVELWSALVAAATGMMALLAPWALMMPPGVAMAAAAALFLLAFVRTRQAWRVLRYQRNMRRLPSYTLRAHRIPLSRHKLFLGRGFRWTQRHTQRLRDTLRPEVQHYVQPGPLYQWARRKEVAWESVPVLKVVAWLLRQPRGWNPLKPLPAVGGTPALHAVEPDEQDVWMDLGERVGHTLVLGTTRVGKTRLAEILITQDIRRGDVVIVFDPKGDADLLRRVYAEARRAGRARDFTLFHLGFPQTSARYNAIGSFSRITEVATRIANQLPSEGNSAAFKEFAWRFVNIIARALVALGRRPDYQQIRRYINDIEPLFVEYAREHLRRNGEESWSEAVEEIAGKISERNLSSALKGRDRDAIALMRYLQAQDFYDPVLDGLVSAFKYDKTYFDKIVSSVGPLMEKLTTGKIAELISPDYLNGDDSRPIFEWLDVIHRKGIVYVGLDALTDTTVASAVGNSMFADLVSVAGHIYKHGIHDPAEEGAAPQTVHLPTISMHADEFNELIGDEFVPLLNKAGGAGFQVTAYTQTWSDVEAKIGSRAKAGQVAGNFNTLIMLRVKELATAEMLTDQLPRVEAFTLMNVSGVNDSSDPMSGVDFQSRNEDRISVSEVPMLTPAELVRLPKGQAFALLEGGGLWKIRMPLPDDKGDPAMPANLTAIADEMERTYITNDHWYRANETWWHAVTDGDPPVAGEGDRGI; encoded by the coding sequence ATGAGTCCGCATCCCGTCGAGGCGCTGCTGCGCCCGCCGGTGGAACTCTGGTCGGCCCTGGTCGCGGCAGCAACGGGAATGATGGCCCTGCTGGCGCCCTGGGCATTGATGATGCCGCCGGGTGTCGCCATGGCCGCGGCTGCGGCATTGTTCCTCTTGGCGTTTGTGCGTACCCGCCAGGCGTGGCGGGTCCTGCGCTACCAGCGCAACATGCGCCGCCTGCCGAGCTACACGCTCCGGGCCCATCGCATTCCCCTCAGCCGCCACAAGCTGTTTCTCGGGCGCGGCTTTCGCTGGACCCAGCGCCACACCCAGCGCCTGCGCGACACCCTCCGTCCCGAAGTGCAGCACTACGTGCAGCCGGGTCCGCTCTACCAGTGGGCGCGGCGGAAAGAGGTGGCCTGGGAATCGGTGCCGGTACTCAAGGTCGTGGCCTGGCTGCTGCGCCAGCCCAGAGGGTGGAATCCCCTCAAGCCCCTGCCGGCGGTCGGCGGCACGCCGGCACTGCATGCCGTCGAGCCCGACGAGCAGGACGTCTGGATGGATCTCGGCGAGCGCGTCGGTCACACCCTGGTGCTCGGTACGACCCGGGTCGGCAAGACCCGGCTCGCCGAGATCCTCATCACCCAGGATATCCGCCGCGGTGACGTCGTCATCGTCTTCGATCCGAAGGGTGATGCCGACTTGCTGCGCCGTGTCTACGCCGAGGCCAGGCGGGCCGGACGCGCCAGGGACTTCACCCTGTTTCATCTCGGCTTCCCTCAAACTTCGGCGCGGTACAATGCCATCGGCAGCTTCTCGCGGATCACCGAGGTGGCGACCCGGATCGCGAACCAGCTGCCCAGCGAGGGCAACTCGGCCGCCTTCAAGGAATTCGCCTGGCGCTTCGTCAATATCATCGCGCGGGCGCTGGTGGCACTCGGGCGTCGGCCGGACTACCAGCAGATCCGTCGCTACATCAATGACATCGAGCCCCTGTTCGTCGAGTATGCGCGCGAGCACCTGCGGCGCAACGGTGAGGAGAGCTGGTCCGAGGCGGTTGAGGAGATCGCGGGCAAGATCAGTGAGCGCAACCTCTCATCGGCGCTGAAAGGGCGAGACCGGGACGCAATCGCCCTGATGCGCTACCTGCAGGCGCAGGATTTCTATGATCCGGTTCTCGATGGCCTCGTGTCCGCATTCAAGTACGACAAGACCTACTTCGACAAGATCGTGAGCTCCGTCGGCCCGCTGATGGAGAAATTGACCACCGGCAAGATCGCCGAGCTCATCTCGCCCGATTACCTGAACGGCGACGACAGCCGGCCGATCTTCGAGTGGCTGGACGTGATCCATCGCAAGGGGATCGTCTACGTCGGCCTCGATGCACTCACTGATACGACCGTCGCGAGTGCCGTAGGCAACTCCATGTTCGCCGATCTGGTCTCCGTGGCCGGTCACATCTACAAGCACGGTATTCACGACCCGGCCGAGGAAGGTGCCGCGCCGCAAACGGTCCATTTGCCGACGATCTCGATGCACGCCGACGAGTTCAACGAACTGATCGGGGACGAGTTCGTCCCCTTACTGAACAAGGCGGGTGGCGCCGGCTTTCAGGTGACCGCCTACACCCAGACCTGGTCCGACGTGGAGGCGAAGATCGGCAGCCGTGCCAAGGCGGGGCAGGTGGCCGGTAATTTCAACACCCTGATCATGCTGCGGGTCAAGGAACTCGCGACGGCCGAGATGCTTACCGACCAGCTGCCCCGGGTCGAAGCGTTCACGCTCATGAACGTCTCCGGCGTCAACGACTCGTCGGATCCCATGTCCGGCGTCGATTTCCAGTCGCGCAACGAGGATCGCATCAGCGTGTCCGAGGTGCCGATGCTCACGCCTGCCGAACTCGTCCGACTCCCGAAGGGCCAGGCCTTCGCGCTGCTCGAAGGCGGAGGACTCTGGAAGATCCGCATGCCGTTACCCGATGACAAAGGCGATCCAGCGATGCCGGCGAACCTGACGGCCATCGCCGATGAGATGGAGCGTACCTACATCACCAACGACCACTGGTATCGGGCCAACGAGACCTGGTGGCACGCGGTTACCGATGGCGACCCTCCCGTCGCGGGGGAGGGCGACCGTGGGATCTGA
- a CDS encoding CopG family transcriptional regulator — translation MPTTTVRLPDDLKNRIARAAERAGMTSHAFILDAIAERVDGEERRNEFHETAGDRYAQIVASGETIPWSEMRTYLEDRVAGKKSTPPVARKLSR, via the coding sequence ATGCCGACGACGACCGTTCGTTTGCCCGATGATCTCAAAAATCGTATTGCGCGTGCCGCAGAGCGGGCAGGCATGACCTCGCACGCGTTCATCCTCGATGCGATTGCTGAACGCGTGGATGGGGAAGAGCGACGCAACGAATTCCACGAGACGGCAGGAGATCGCTATGCTCAGATCGTCGCATCGGGAGAGACGATCCCTTGGTCGGAGATGCGTACCTATCTGGAAGATCGCGTAGCCGGTAAGAAGTCGACTCCTCCGGTGGCACGTAAGCTTTCCCGCTGA
- a CDS encoding type II toxin-antitoxin system Phd/YefM family antitoxin, which yields MSKVRVDEDIRPLSEFRAEVASFVKHIHETRRPMVLTQRGRGVAVLMDVHEFESMQERLEILEDIYGAEEQLAAGGGVPHDEARARVLKGIAR from the coding sequence ATGTCGAAAGTAAGAGTTGATGAGGATATCCGTCCCTTGTCTGAGTTTCGTGCCGAAGTGGCGTCGTTTGTAAAGCACATTCACGAGACGCGGCGACCGATGGTCTTGACCCAGCGAGGGCGCGGGGTCGCCGTCCTCATGGATGTCCATGAGTTCGAGTCGATGCAGGAACGACTGGAGATCCTCGAGGACATCTATGGCGCCGAGGAACAACTTGCCGCCGGCGGGGGCGTTCCCCACGATGAAGCGAGGGCGCGGGTCCTGAAAGGGATCGCGCGGTGA
- a CDS encoding TIGR03747 family integrating conjugative element membrane protein has product MRQGLLSTLLTTVAQGIKWLILSLVFSVIIEWVGMVFWWPDEGLEHSRDMLAAEIGYLQADFGRSLVSSDPAQFTKTVADQTYYVLFEFTRVADFIEWVASAPVPGESGLRSRLHGAFQPVAEYVLAAMQVTQVFSVRLAVLALAMPVFVMFTLVAIVDGLVKRDLRRWGGGRESSFVYHWAKRSALPLLVLTWVIYLALPFSLHPSFVVLPFATLFALSVAVTASTFKKYL; this is encoded by the coding sequence GTGCGCCAAGGGCTGTTATCAACTCTCCTGACTACCGTCGCTCAGGGCATCAAATGGCTCATCCTGTCGCTGGTGTTCTCGGTGATCATCGAATGGGTGGGCATGGTCTTCTGGTGGCCGGACGAGGGCCTCGAGCACAGCCGCGACATGCTGGCTGCCGAGATCGGCTACCTCCAGGCGGACTTCGGCCGCAGCCTGGTCAGTTCGGATCCCGCCCAGTTCACCAAGACCGTCGCGGACCAGACCTACTACGTCCTGTTCGAGTTTACCCGAGTCGCCGACTTCATCGAGTGGGTCGCCAGTGCCCCGGTGCCCGGCGAGTCGGGGCTGCGGTCACGGCTGCATGGCGCATTTCAGCCGGTCGCCGAGTACGTGCTCGCCGCGATGCAAGTGACGCAGGTCTTTTCGGTCCGGCTGGCTGTTCTGGCACTCGCCATGCCGGTGTTCGTGATGTTCACGCTGGTCGCCATCGTCGACGGCCTGGTGAAGCGGGATCTGCGGCGGTGGGGCGGGGGACGGGAGAGCTCTTTCGTCTATCACTGGGCGAAACGCTCGGCGCTGCCACTGCTCGTACTCACTTGGGTGATCTATCTGGCGCTGCCGTTCAGCCTGCACCCGAGCTTCGTCGTCCTGCCGTTCGCGACGCTGTTCGCGCTGAGCGTGGCGGTGACGGCGAGCACGTTTAAGAAGTACTTGTAG
- a CDS encoding Na+/H+ antiporter subunit E: MDPRLLIAPGIIDYGFRPPLGLPRVMLANTISLLPGTLGAGMEGDILKVHVLDEEQDVAGEIAEVDGEAQGWQHLAGIEGIGDQGAAPCGSLQDVFVPRR, translated from the coding sequence TTGGACCCCCGCCTGCTCATTGCACCGGGGATCATCGACTATGGATTCAGGCCGCCCCTGGGCCTGCCCCGGGTGATGCTGGCCAACACCATATCCCTGCTGCCCGGAACCCTCGGCGCCGGCATGGAGGGCGACATCCTCAAGGTCCATGTGCTCGACGAAGAGCAGGATGTGGCCGGCGAGATAGCCGAGGTGGACGGAGAGGCCCAGGGATGGCAGCACCTCGCGGGGATCGAAGGTATCGGTGACCAGGGCGCTGCTCCATGTGGCAGCCTCCAGGATGTGTTTGTCCCGCGCCGATAG
- a CDS encoding pili assembly chaperone, translated as MKRTYAHRHHLFPVSACMLGALIASLDANTAELTVARYSTVQPAPSLAQRDPLAAPVVSVLPASVIRIGDAVETLLESSGYRLSPPLAADADRAELLDLPLPEAHRALGPLPLRTALRILAGPAFTLVEDPVHRLISFERCDQGTGKR; from the coding sequence ATGAAACGAACCTACGCGCATCGCCATCACCTTTTTCCCGTCTCCGCCTGCATGCTGGGGGCGCTGATTGCGTCCCTCGATGCCAATACGGCCGAGCTCACCGTCGCGCGCTACTCGACGGTGCAGCCGGCGCCGAGCCTGGCGCAACGGGATCCCCTCGCAGCCCCGGTGGTCTCGGTATTGCCGGCGTCTGTGATCCGGATCGGAGACGCGGTCGAGACGCTGCTCGAGTCGTCCGGCTATCGTCTGTCGCCACCCCTTGCCGCCGACGCGGACCGAGCCGAACTTTTGGATCTGCCGTTGCCGGAAGCCCACCGCGCGCTCGGTCCGCTGCCGCTGCGCACGGCCTTGAGGATCCTCGCCGGACCCGCCTTCACGCTGGTCGAAGATCCCGTGCATCGGCTGATCTCGTTCGAGCGGTGCGACCAAGGAACGGGAAAGCGCTGA
- a CDS encoding integrating conjugative element protein — MRMARTVRILPATLGLWSAVACAELTVIYDSGATAPLAPYLEAFSERPPAAPVQAQPEVSLGAADLTRLLPIRTPALTPGPVSPRPLSLPNGATLPRPLFLIGADPLSRQWLETHRERLAAIHGVGLLVNAESAADLEAIATIARGLPILPASATDIAEILGLKHIPVLISRRGIEQ, encoded by the coding sequence ATGCGAATGGCGCGAACGGTAAGGATCCTCCCGGCGACCCTCGGCCTGTGGTCCGCTGTCGCCTGCGCAGAACTCACGGTCATCTACGACAGCGGCGCCACCGCGCCCCTCGCACCGTACCTGGAGGCCTTCAGTGAGCGGCCGCCGGCAGCCCCGGTCCAGGCACAGCCCGAAGTCAGTCTGGGCGCGGCCGATCTGACGCGCCTGCTCCCGATCCGCACGCCGGCGCTGACACCAGGGCCGGTGTCACCGCGTCCGTTATCTCTCCCCAATGGGGCGACGCTGCCGCGACCACTCTTCCTGATCGGCGCCGATCCCCTGTCGCGCCAGTGGCTGGAGACGCATCGGGAGCGGCTCGCGGCGATCCATGGGGTCGGCTTGCTGGTCAATGCGGAGTCCGCGGCAGATCTCGAGGCCATCGCCACCATCGCGCGGGGCCTGCCGATCCTGCCGGCGTCCGCGACGGACATCGCGGAGATCCTGGGCCTGAAGCACATCCCGGTCCTGATCTCCCGGCGCGGCATCGAGCAATGA
- a CDS encoding TIGR03759 family integrating conjugative element protein — MNRTFVFATVGTMLSLIASPSWAADPANTPSGNTTTSATLLERTPLTEHERARAGLWDLSAAEWQRYRTLMEGIRGSISPGTISPIEVLGIHARDEAERRQYAEQWAVMMREDAERILAFQRAYDDAARLLFPNQTLIDVARLPVQTDGDEELRRTDRVLLFARPDCAACDALLARVLARLDRLDGVDVFLSEIAVGDESAIRNWAIERGIRPEWVTTRRVTLNFDGGALKRVAPGRGDLPVLMRRRGESVTPLSGSAL; from the coding sequence ATGAATAGGACCTTCGTCTTCGCCACGGTGGGCACGATGCTGTCGCTGATCGCGAGCCCAAGCTGGGCCGCCGATCCGGCCAACACCCCATCAGGGAACACCACGACGAGTGCGACCCTCCTGGAGCGCACGCCGCTCACCGAGCACGAGCGGGCCCGGGCCGGGCTCTGGGACTTGTCGGCAGCCGAGTGGCAGCGCTATCGGACGCTCATGGAAGGGATCCGCGGCAGCATCAGCCCCGGGACCATCTCGCCGATAGAGGTCCTCGGCATCCACGCACGCGATGAGGCCGAGCGCCGCCAGTACGCCGAGCAGTGGGCCGTGATGATGCGTGAGGACGCCGAGCGTATCCTCGCCTTCCAGCGGGCCTACGACGACGCGGCGCGCCTGCTGTTCCCGAACCAGACCCTCATCGACGTCGCGCGCCTGCCGGTTCAGACCGACGGTGACGAGGAACTACGGCGCACCGATCGGGTGTTGCTGTTCGCGCGTCCGGACTGTGCCGCCTGCGATGCGTTGCTCGCGCGGGTGCTGGCGAGACTCGACCGCCTGGACGGCGTCGATGTCTTCTTGAGCGAGATCGCAGTGGGCGACGAAAGTGCCATTCGGAACTGGGCAATCGAGCGCGGGATCCGTCCCGAGTGGGTCACCACGCGACGCGTGACTTTGAACTTCGACGGGGGCGCCCTCAAGCGCGTCGCGCCCGGGCGAGGTGATCTCCCCGTCCTGATGCGCCGCCGGGGTGAGTCCGTCACGCCACTGTCGGGATCGGCGTTGTGA